From the Helicoverpa zea isolate HzStark_Cry1AcR chromosome 27, ilHelZeax1.1, whole genome shotgun sequence genome, the window TGCTATACctttataacttttttatttatttcttaataaaaactCTATTCctattattatatctttatataataattattattatttcttcattCAGAGTTAGATACACTTTACGATAATTATATTACGATATTCCTTTGTATACAATACACAATCAAACATACATTATGTCTAATTCTGTATTAGATAATCCACAAAAAATGTGTGTAACGCTACATAATATTtcatgttatgaaaaataataataagagaATTCcataacaaatgaaaaaaaaaatcataatattctgagattaaatgtaaaattaaacgCATTTAAATGTAACTAGAATCGAATTAAATAAACCTCCTTTTAGTGATTGTACGTACAtacttttaagtaaatattttaacagtctcaaggtacatacatacaattataaatatattaacaaaTCTATTTAATTGCGTTTAGTTTTACTTAGaggaattaaaaattatataaaaaaaaatatttaatatagcTGTCAAGCTGTCAAGAGTCTTTGAAAAGGTCTCAAAATGCCACCGTCCAGCTATGTTGGGCAAAAATGAGATCGTTTTAACGCAATCTGATAGAAACCTGGTTGCCCAACGCTGGGCTTAGCCGTGGGTGTAGTCCAGGACACTGTCGAGTGAGAACAGCTCCTTGTAGAGGGCCGGGAACACATGGTGCGGGTGGGCGGCCTTGAAGCGGCACAGCGCTTCCAGGTGCATCAGCGATAGTTCTCTGTAATTGCAATTGGGGAAATAAGAATCTGAACGTCTTTGGTGTACTTCTGATGTACAatcttataaaaattatgtcctTCACTTTTAGTTCAGCAGAAAGCTCACTACCATTTAAGTTTTAGAGTTAAACACTTCTTACTAGATTCATTTCACTAAACCCAAGGACTACTGGACGaggccggggctgcgggattattcgaacgagttaccgcagccctggtaggGGTTTCTGAAGGAACATGGTAGGTCAGTAAGAGTCCGACACTCACGTGGCATCCACAGCgcgagaggtcatttgatgatgtcCCATCAAAAAAAGGACTACCAGCccgatttgaaatattaatcAGGTTGCATTTATCGCGGAAGGCAGTTAGGCAGGCTACCATTAAGATTATCAAGATCATTAAGATTATGTACTGGTACATACCTGAAGGTGGGTATCTTGGCGAGCAGCGTGTCCAGCACAGTGACGTCTCCCTTGAGGGGGGCGTGGTTGGTCTCGATCTCGTGCCGCATCGCCGCCATCGACATGTTGAAGAGGCACTGGATCTCAGGGTTGCCGCGGACGCCGTGCCGCTCTGAGGGTTCAAACAGGATAGGTTTAGTATAGTAGTAGTGTTGAAGTATAGAATGACATAGGCGCTGAAAATCTATATGCTGTAAGCTAAGTTAAGGAAGATAATCACTGTGACAGCAGAATTTTGAATATGGTAAGTACAAGAAAGTAAATTACTGAACTGTCAATTGCACAAAACTTTCCACCATTATgtgtatattttgaaaatacccCTTCGGGTAGTTGACATAACTTTAGTATTACGTTAAAATGAAGATAAAGTAATTATTCATATTTCGGTGATTGATTCTTGAAGAaggagaataaatattttatggaaaatcCCGTTTTCTGATTCTATAAGCGATAAAGGTACTAATTTCTTGACAGTTTATATGTTCAAAATGGTACATTTCTTACCTGGCCACAATAGCACAAGGCTCTGGTATAGCGCCAGTTCAGTCTCAGTGAGTTTGAGTCGAGCGATCGTCTTCGCTGCGTCGAAGATACCAACCACTAGCGCCACGTCGCGGGGGTCACTGGAATTAAAACATCATTCGTTATAAAAAGAAGAAcattaaagataaaaatataacacctttaaaaataaaattatatttgtaagtaTAGTGATTTACAAATgtcaaataaatttaaacttcAAAATATCTGTTAATTAAAATCTCTGGGATTAAATGTTTACCCAAGCAAACAATTAATGCACTAttggtttaaaaatgaattgaaaataaacttgAAGTGTATGCAATATTATGAGTCACGtcctaatatttattgtttaaagttGCATGAAAAATTCgaatattacatttaaaatcaGAATATTACATTTAACCCCAGAATCAGAATCCCCAGAACACAACCCATAAAATCAAACTCACCGTGCATGCACACATTCTCTGATGGACAGCACCGCATCGCCGTATAGCACTTGGTCACGATTGACGTCTATCAGTCGCGACAGCCGGACTATGGCTAGCTCGAACGAGCCTGAAGGGAAAAAGGGTTATTTAGAAAATGGACTATATGGTCTGCGCGTTAACTAAAGAGGTTTTGGGCCATAAGTTTTAGTAGAGATGGGATGCGTAACGAGTAgaacagagtgcctagtgcgagttttgcaagttaaattTTTCGATGCAAAGATTATTACACCATTGAATTACGTAGCACTTATCTTTgaattgtttatataaaataaagactgtcatcggtACGTGGTCGTATTACAGTCgcgctcacttttgcgagtgtaaacattattaaccggcaaaatgaatgaagatgttatacctaaatcatgtgacgcagcatacgactctttatttcaatggAGTTATAATTACGGATCGAGTTGCGAACGCTCaaaaaactcggaatcagcactcagtATACATTACATACTGGCTTCTATTaccagtttcacccgcatcccgtggtcGTGATAAAAGGTAACGTATAGCCTTCTCTATGAATTGGCTTTTAGGTATCTGATATACCTAGGAGTGGGATAGACATAGCAAAACTAATTTATGGCCTAAAACTTCATATCAGTATAAACGCGCAGAATGGTAGGGGTGTGGTATATGATGCCATGAGGTTAATGAATGATGGTGAAAACActactttttaaattgtttataacTACATACtactattattaatttgaaaaaatatggaagagtttatttatttatttgtatcaaatGAACGGAAacagtttttgtattttttataaattcctttCAAACACTGCATATCATGCATGGTAAGATAAAATATATCGGACAGTAAAAGTATCCGAATTttgcaaaatttcaaaaataggtTGGAGAAAAATTTCTTGTCAATTGTGGACAATAACCAATTACTATTTTTCTTGGCACAAATTCGTGACACATAAAGcattataatgaaaatgaaatgatcAATGGATACCATACTCACCAGATTTCAAGAGCAAAATCTGATCATCCTGAGTCAGTTTCATGAACCCGGGTATAAGTTTAGCGAACTCGATAATATTCTGAATCATCCCAGTTAATTTGTCTGCACAATCCAGCCACATTTCCTCGTACGTCATTGAACTATAGTATAGAAGCCTGCAATGAGTAAAAGAAGTTATGAGTAAAAAGCAAAATTATAAGTAAgaagtaattataaattataagtgGAGTTTTAAAAGTGTTATAAGTTATAAgtagttttatgttttatgggGAAAAATTATAGTTTTTGATAGCAACCCTTTTATTTAGTGGCAGTGGCTGCTGCTGCGGTTCTGGGTTCGATGCCCAGGTGGGGCAGGGGTAGGTTTTTCTGTTAGGAAAATTTATGGGTATATTTTTTGAATGGTGATTTTCACCCAGACATGCGTACTTTTTAACCCTCCCTCCGATTgcaataaagaagaaaaattaaGCAGTGTTTTgaaagttacattattttttttcatacttaCTTGGAGACATCCTGTGGCTTTCTGAACATCTCATGAATGAACTCCAGTTTGGGGTTGGTATTTGCGTGTGCTTCTGCCAAACTCTTCACCAGAACTTTGCTGATGTCACCCTCCGCTGTGAAAGAAGGAATATGTTTAGCTACCCgccgatagatggcgttgttttcAATTTTGAACAAAACGTTtctataataaagaaataaaaaatgcaagatacatttttaaacaattctagcaataataaaaacataattttagcaagcaatacattataaaattgctaaattacaaaaataaatatcaatataaccaaactcaaataaaatccgaaaaaaaatatcagaaaaaaacttttgacGTTGACAATGAACTGTCAAATTGACCataaaatttacaaataaatattgaaaattaggTGATTTTGATATTAGGTGAATtggttttatattgtttatattataaaccTTTTAGAAAAATATGGGATAATTTGATAGAAAATTATAAAGATGGGTATAGACCCACTTTCTGCCTTTTTACTGGGTACCTGTTGTTGTGTATGTTGGCgtaagtatattaattaattattataattacaataatacatAGTCTACTGTTGTATATTAATCGTAAATAGGGCTCTATATGTAAAAACCTTAAATAGTTACATCACTGTGTTAACTTTAAGAAGAAAgtcatattttacaaaaaaacaaatttttggTCTAGCACTTAATAAGGCCCAAATCTTCCTGTTATTTTACGAGCTTGAAGAAAGGCCAAAATGTTAAACGCTGGTTAAATAGAGAGCCTAAGACATTGTTGTTATAGATTTAAATGTTAAACATGATTATCCATTATTTCAACAAGACTTTTTAATTGTTAACTATAATATATTCAAACAGGCTTTTTTTGTACCTACAAAGAAATTTAGCTTTTCACCTGAATACTATCTACCGagttaaaaaatacattctgAAACTCAGTACTATTATTCACAGTATACTGAAAACCATAAACACTAATCTATGGTTGCTCTAGCTTGTCTATTGCCGCTGTGTTTGTCTCTGCCCGTGATCCCGTTACCGATGTTGATAATACGGGATCAGAGGCCCTGTCCTAGTCCGCAGAATCCGCAATATAGAGCTGAAACTGGGTTCCCGGGCGGTGTaagttcaattttttattgtattaatataCCTGTACTTAtatctaaaactgaagagtttgtttggttgaaatcgctaatctcaggaatcaCTGCTCCGATTTTGAACATCTCcgaagccttttcccaactatgttggggttggcttccagtttaaacggatgcagctgagtaccagtgttttacaaggagctacttactactgctactgccaatatgacctcctcaacccatttacccgggctagataagactgattgtcagcgTTACTTACTTCTGCCTccccgcaacgactgccaaggatgttcaatgacagccgattTATCGAAAAAGGCTATAAGGGAGGAGCATGTAGCCTCTCTTCTTacttcatatttataatttttattcatttaattaaggCTTTGTATATTTTCAGTTGAGAAGCAGTCTCCGTACATTCCCATTTGACTTCAGTGGACAACGATATAACGTTATTTGGGATAATAATGACCTAGTCTTTCAGCCGACAAGTAAAGCTTTGGTTACTGAGTGAAATGTCATTGTGAATGTATTGTATTAAATGATTTCAAATGTTCCAACTGGCTTTGTTATTTTTAGTCTAGAGCCATTTTTGTCCTCTACAATAGCTTAACTAAAATTCTTTAACCTTTACCCAATGCTGGCAGAATGTTCCCAAATGAGGACAATTATCTTTTATGTAGTAACAATAGTGTGCCCAAACGAGGACAGCCATTATAACTATCAATTCCGATTCGCAtacaaatatgaaataattcAGTGTTCAACCAAAATAGAAAACGAACCAAAAAATAACTACAGTAACAAAAAAGGAACTAGCAAAATAAACCAAATAGCTGCAACGATCCAACAGTCCACTTACAAGGCAAATCATCACTGGAACTATGACTGGATCCTTGATGTCTTCTATTCGTCACAGCATTAGGATTTACCATCCCCATCCCTGACATATTCATGTTCAATGGATCCATCAACCTTCCATGACCACTACTCGAAGTCAGGTCATCCGGGCTCAAATCCTCACTCGTCAATGACACTGAACTCTGCCCACTGACCAGCACAGAATTCTGAATGTCCATAGGACTGTGTTGGATGTTCGACGGACTGTGCAAAAAGGTTGTGGAGTCCACGTAACTGGCTACAAGGTTATCAACTCCCATTGATGTTTCTGGCTTGATCTCTTGTTTTATATTAATGACTCCACTTGAGATGGATGCTGGGGATTGAATCCTATCCTGTTCGTAACGATCGAATTCCTGTATTCGCGTTCTTGGTAGCTCTATGGATGTTTGTCGCATGGATGTCGTGGATGTTGTGGCTGTCGTGGTGGATGTTGAGCCGGATGGTCGGACTATTGTTGTCCCTTTTTGTTGTTCGTCTATAGGTAAGGTGGATGTTAGTTAGGTGCTACAGAAGCTATCGGTTATTTTGATGTCTGATCTGTAAGTTCTACATTCTATCCTGCTACGAAATAGGTGAGAAATCGCTACCTAATTCTTCCAATTTGAAGACCTGATTTCCGTATAGCAGTAAGGCCTATTGATGTGGCACTTTTTCATTAGAATTTATACCTTAAAGTTATTAAGAAACCCTGTCCAAATTGATGTTACCTTCCACTTACAATAGAAGTATTAAGAATTTTAACATGACCCGCTCTCCTCAGCTATCTTCCTTCAAATCACACATTTGGTTTTGTCTGTCGCTACAAATACATACAACATTccttcaaaataacaaaaaaaaatacataccatGACTAATAAAATCAGGATCCAAGAATCCCCCGGTCTGTTTCGGCTCGTAAGCCGTGGTGGAGTCTACGTAATCAGCCGACACGTCATAGGGCTGCTGCTGGGGTGCTTGAGGCTGTATGCCTCCCATGTTGGACTGTAGCGCCGGCCCGGCGTTGTTGTACCCATACGAGGACAGCGGCGACCCGTAGCCCGGGTAGCTGTGGAATCGAAGAAAAATTGGTTAGTGTGTTATAGGCTTTATTAATTATGTCTAACCAAGGCATGTAGGGTTGCCcgaataactgggttgaggcagtcagataggcagtcataTTTAATTATCCATAATCAGGCTTTTTATTGTCTCACTGCAGGGCATATGCGTTAATCATCACACTTTCTTAAGGTGGAgacgatttcagacttttaaaGTTCATGTTTTCTCAAGATCTTTCCTTAACCACTTACTCAGTCATTGGTGCCTAATATTCACTAAGAAATTGGTTCTAAATTGAGATTTTGTTATAGTTAAATACTATCTGTTTAGACTTGTCCATCCTAAAAATGAGTGTACGAAGGTTGACTTTAGACTACCATTGTTTTTCAATGAACAAGCTTTAATAATAGAAtgagttataaaataaactcgTAGAATTATGTGGCTGCCAATTGATTTTGTGTTCACAGCTTCTTATGCGAACGTTTTATGTATTTCCAAGACTTCTAATGATAATAAGTTTGCATGTACAAGTAGGCAATTGCTTTAAATACAGTTGAATGCTAATTAGAGTCTCATTACAAGGAGCAACGGTATATGGAATAATTCTGCGAACAAAGATTTGAGCCACTCAAGCGGTATTACATGTCTGTTCAAAACAAAAACTACGATTGAACTCCAACACATATCAATTACAGTAGCTATCAATAATGATGAGTAATTGACGTATTATAAcacttataaacaaaaaaaactgtcgCGTCAACATTTTCCCCTCATTCTATAACCATTTACTGTTAATACCAATGAAAAACAAATCGTAAATCTATTATAGACATCTCAAGCGCGCAATAATaaaaacagcgccatctatcattCTTAATGAGAAACGCTTAGTACCGCTACCCGATACTAGGTGGCAGTATTTACAGTTTACCGTTAAGCGCCATTCAACTTCGTCACGACAGTATACCGTTGGTCGCTTACAATAATGACAGACGTCTGATGCACCGCTGACACAAATTGAGGTCCGTGCagtaatagcccggtcaaaatagacatttgaaataacaaaaactcccacaaagctgatttttggtggagagctagatttgatcattataaataaaatactaaaagtccccatcgatcccatgtgtgcgtcaaaagttattcgaggtcaaatgtcaaaatgtttggttttttgtgtttttttcgaaaacggtaagttttatcaaaaaaatacatcagaccaaaattgtagattataaaattttctacaagaatggcattaacagttttctcataaattttaccattcctgagatatcgcgattcaaagagtcacactacacatgatatgcacatacaagccacgtatgtacgacggctgcctttaagttttgtcgtttgaaataagtatagataatctaATAGGGTAattccatttattgtttttcagagaattctccgcaatatttaatgcacttttgcatgcattaaacccagttcttgaaatatttattccattctgaagtgggggtagtcaaattggccgatttgtatgagtcaacagctttttcaggtgtgctgaaacgtttaccacgaagactttacttaattttggggaatgtaaaacaatcgttatgcccacggatccatgtcacggtatgttacatgttggtctgcgacaattaactgccgcatagcctcgatattatcttgggtcatatggggttttgaattaccttcacgtggcttgtcgctaaggctagattgcccacttttaaatcctaaatatcagcgtactgcagtcctaaggcatggttctgcattactaaacacagaacaaaattttttcaaccgctgaagtcgcgcacaatccgcttttaaagtgtagaaaattatcgcatgctaattttccttcgacatttccatttttatccagaagactggggttggaaattgatacataatatctggaccctattaaaactttactcccacttgctccagaaaaactcctgacattattttttgcaattgcaaaaatgattgtagtatcaaatcatcctccgagcccttttcccaactatgttgaggtcggcttccagtttaaccggatgtagctaagtactagtcctttacaaggagcgactgccctatctgacccccttaacccagttacccgggcaacccaataccccttggttagactggtgtcagacttactggcttctgactacccataacgactgccaagaatgttcaatgacagccagaacctacagtttaacttgccatcagaaacacagtcattagtgtccaagatatgattagaaagtacatacaaacttagaaaagttgcattggtacttgtctgacctggaatcgaacccactcatacttgagaggttggttctttacccactaggccaccacgagtttttgtatgaatctgataaatctaaaacaatcacaataatagttaacccaatagttaatatccataatgacatcatattagaacttgacggcaattattcccttaaactatcctaaaattgtcatgacagttagtggagtaggtctacaggggaaaccacgataaaaaaaaacgcgccgagtatactacctcacaggtggcgtggaaatgtgtgcatgtcatgtgtggaatatactttgaagcgcgatatctcaggaatggtaacatttaggagaaaactgttaatgccatttttgtagaaaattttataatctacaattttggtctgatgtatttttttgataaaacttaccgttttcgaaaaaaacacaaaaaaccaaaaattttaacatttgatctcgaataacttttgacgcacacatgggatcgatggggacttttagtattttatttataatgatcaaatctagctctccaccaaaaatcagctctgtgggaatttttgttatttgaccactacttttatgtctattttgaccgggctataatgAATTACAACGGTGACGGTAAACTAGAAAGCTCGGAGTTCTAACGAGCCACAGCTTTGTCGTTTGACTGCTGACCATTATGCATTTTATTACCAAGTTGCATGAATACCAAATTATAGGTGTACACGTTTGGTTTGATGTGGACAAGCTATGCTCTTCTGAACACTGTTTATTTTCCTAATAACACTTCTAATTTTAAAGACACCAATACGACTTTTTGAAAAGAGCATTATTAATTACGCAATATGTATACAATTCCTTGGCATTTTTTATATCGAAAAGGACCTGAAATAGTTACGGGGAAGCAAGGCCGTCGCTCATAGTTCGGCTATTCGATAACAGATGGCGCAACTTACCCATTGTAGTGACCATGGAACTGGTCGCTTGAGCTCGGCGTCTGTTGTTGAGCGTCGTATACTGAGTCGGGCGCCGTGTCAGTCTGCGCTCTCATCTGTGCACGGTGGAATCTCACCTCATCTTCCACCTTCTCACGTTGCTTTTTCGACATCCGTCCAAACTTCACCGCTGAAAACGAATTATAAAAGAACTTTAGTTCTGCCACTCTCCGCCACGAGCGCTCGCGTCGCGCACGAAAAACTAATGACATAACAGGGAATCCGATATTCGCATCGTTCCCATGCCTCTTAATATTCACACGACGAAAAAACGCAGCTAAAATCGGCAAGCCTAACAATACAATGCAATTATGTTCTCAATGACACCTAGCTTCATCGCTTAGTTACTCAATACCCGCACACAGCCATCGCAGTTGTGTGCGAAAGAACGAAACGCGTTTGTGTGTTCGTGTGCGTGAACAAACGGGTGTTGATTGGCTGTGTGTGTAaggtgtgtgtttgtgtgcgtCCGGGACACTTCGGCCGTTGGCACACTGCCTAGTAGAACAACGAACTCGCGAACTCTgacgtatgtatgtatagtacaCGTCGTGCGAGTGACGTTACCTGCTACGTAACTCTGCGCGATCCCGTTGGGCGGCAACGCGACCGATTTGAATTACGAACGCGGTTCAAACATCGAATTCCTGGCGGCGTGCCTTTTTAATTTAGtagcttaaattatttttttcgtgGAACACAGATTGTTTGAATTCGTCTATGGATTTCGTTCTTTGTTTGAAAGTTCGATGACTTTAAAATATCCATTGTAACTTGAGCTCTCATTCCtaacattttatatgaaaacaaagCTCTTACTATTTGGTTATTTCTTGAAAAGCTCA encodes:
- the LOC124643264 gene encoding probable nuclear hormone receptor HR3 isoform X3, which translates into the protein MLNMFDMWNSVSTKLEQTNVQQSQQPHTSGGSIKAQIEIIPCKVCGDKSSGVHYGVITCEGCKGFFRRSQSTVVNYQCPRNKACVVDRVNRNRCQYCRLQKCLKLGMSRDAVKFGRMSKKQREKVEDEVRFHRAQMRAQTDTAPDSVYDAQQQTPSSSDQFHGHYNGYPGYGSPLSSYGYNNAGPALQSNMGGIQPQAPQQQPYDVSADYVDSTTAYEPKQTGGFLDPDFISHAEGDISKVLVKSLAEAHANTNPKLEFIHEMFRKPQDVSKLLYYSSMTYEEMWLDCADKLTGMIQNIIEFAKLIPGFMKLTQDDQILLLKSGSFELAIVRLSRLIDVNRDQVLYGDAVLSIRECVHARDPRDVALVVGIFDAAKTIARLKLTETELALYQSLVLLWPERHGVRGNPEIQCLFNMSMAAMRHEIETNHAPLKGDVTVLDTLLAKIPTFRELSLMHLEALCRFKAAHPHHVFPALYKELFSLDSVLDYTHG
- the LOC124643268 gene encoding uncharacterized protein LOC124643268, with the protein product MGIDPLSAFLLGTCCCVCWPCLLPLCLSLPVIPLPMLIIRDQRPCPSPQNPQYRAETGFPGGLRSSLRTFPFDFSGQRYNVIWDNNDLVFQPTSKALVTE
- the LOC124643264 gene encoding probable nuclear hormone receptor HR3 isoform X1, which gives rise to MMNSNQFHDLFGSQWPPDQHGGHSSASTMLHQSQGLPQGMQLKREPHTDVQPVMHNQMGMDITSGSVADSTSPPPGSSDGMFGSSISGMFMDKKAANSIRAQIEIIPCKVCGDKSSGVHYGVITCEGCKGFFRRSQSTVVNYQCPRNKACVVDRVNRNRCQYCRLQKCLKLGMSRDAVKFGRMSKKQREKVEDEVRFHRAQMRAQTDTAPDSVYDAQQQTPSSSDQFHGHYNGYPGYGSPLSSYGYNNAGPALQSNMGGIQPQAPQQQPYDVSADYVDSTTAYEPKQTGGFLDPDFISHDEQQKGTTIVRPSGSTSTTTATTSTTSMRQTSIELPRTRIQEFDRYEQDRIQSPASISSGVINIKQEIKPETSMGVDNLVASYVDSTTFLHSPSNIQHSPMDIQNSVLVSGQSSVSLTSEDLSPDDLTSSSGHGRLMDPLNMNMSGMGMVNPNAVTNRRHQGSSHSSSDDLPSEGDISKVLVKSLAEAHANTNPKLEFIHEMFRKPQDVSKLLYYSSMTYEEMWLDCADKLTGMIQNIIEFAKLIPGFMKLTQDDQILLLKSGSFELAIVRLSRLIDVNRDQVLYGDAVLSIRECVHARDPRDVALVVGIFDAAKTIARLKLTETELALYQSLVLLWPERHGVRGNPEIQCLFNMSMAAMRHEIETNHAPLKGDVTVLDTLLAKIPTFRELSLMHLEALCRFKAAHPHHVFPALYKELFSLDSVLDYTHG
- the LOC124643264 gene encoding probable nuclear hormone receptor HR3 isoform X2, whose protein sequence is MMNSNQFHDLFGSQWPPDQHGGHSSASTMLHQSQGLPQGMQLKREPHTDVQPVMHNQMGMDITSGSVADSTSPPPGSSDGMFGSSISGMFMDKKAANSIRAQIEIIPCKVCGDKSSGVHYGVITCEGCKGFFRRSQSTVVNYQCPRNKACVVDRVNRNRCQYCRLQKCLKLGMSRDAVKFGRMSKKQREKVEDEVRFHRAQMRAQTDTAPDSVYDAQQQTPSSSDQFHGHYNGYPGYGSPLSSYGYNNAGPALQSNMGGIQPQAPQQQPYDVSADYVDSTTAYEPKQTGGFLDPDFISHAEGDISKVLVKSLAEAHANTNPKLEFIHEMFRKPQDVSKLLYYSSMTYEEMWLDCADKLTGMIQNIIEFAKLIPGFMKLTQDDQILLLKSGSFELAIVRLSRLIDVNRDQVLYGDAVLSIRECVHARDPRDVALVVGIFDAAKTIARLKLTETELALYQSLVLLWPERHGVRGNPEIQCLFNMSMAAMRHEIETNHAPLKGDVTVLDTLLAKIPTFRELSLMHLEALCRFKAAHPHHVFPALYKELFSLDSVLDYTHG